In Cheilinus undulatus linkage group 14, ASM1832078v1, whole genome shotgun sequence, a genomic segment contains:
- the fam167ab gene encoding protein FAM167A: MDTSKAPQITLDRTCVLEEAECEEDVDLPADDHLMNLKALTEKLRLETRRPSYLEWKARLEAESFRDSENGNSLSQVDPEKKAAATSSETVVNSDVIQCKLPSGVLKGFGNIDEALSWLRRELTDMRLQDQQLARQLMRLRNDINKLKIEQTCHLHRRMLNDATFGLEERDELSDLLCECPVTPGLGLSAPLRLIGVTKMNINSRRFSLC, from the exons ATGGACACCTCTAAAGCGCCTCAGATAACACTGGATAGGACTTGTGTCCTGGAGGAGGCAGAATGTGAAGAAGATGTGGATTTGCCTGCAGATGACCATCTCATGAACCTGAAAGCCTTAACAGAGAAGTTAAGACTGGAGACCAGAAGACCTTCTTACCTGGAGTGGAAAGCCAGGCTCGAGGCAGAAAGCTTCAGAGACTCAGAAAATGGAAACAGCCTGAGCCAAGTTGATCCTGAAAAGAAAGCAGCAGCGACCTCCAGTGAGACTGTCGTGAACTCTGATGTGATTCAGTGCAAGCTGCCATCAGGTGTGCTGAAGGGATTTGGAAACATCGATGAAGCCCTCAGTTGGCTGAGAAGAGAGCTG ACAGACATGCGTCTGCAGGACCAGCAGCTAGCGAGGCAGCTCATGCGGCTGCGGAACGACATCAACAAGCTGAAGATAGAGCAGACATGCCACCTGCATCGCCGGATGCTCAATGATGCCACTTTTGGCCTCGAGGAGCGCGACGAGCTGTCCGATCTGTTGTGCGAATGTCCAGTCACACCAGGGCTCGGCCTCTCCGCTCCACTGAGACTCATCGGCGTTACCAAGATGAACATTAACTCTCGCCGTTTTTCACTCTGCTAG